The Rhodospirillales bacterium genome includes a region encoding these proteins:
- a CDS encoding BON domain-containing protein, producing the protein MSRTPGAPTSEERLRPAPHACMIAPMRRFAAPYALIALFALPILLGGCVGAAVGGAAAVGVAAYDERGIDGVASDLKLAMDIRTRWLDKDHLIPTKVSVEVHEGRALLTGLVQDEKMRADAVGEAWKVVGVKQVLNEIEIAPSAGVVDYSRDTWITTQIKSKLAFDEKVMAVNFNVQTINGTVYLIGIARGADEHRRVIDTCRSISYVRRVVDHIRVKQAAGGAS; encoded by the coding sequence ATGTCCCGAACGCCTGGCGCGCCGACGAGTGAAGAACGATTGAGGCCTGCGCCGCACGCTTGTATGATCGCGCCCATGCGCCGATTCGCCGCTCCTTATGCCTTGATCGCCCTGTTTGCCTTGCCGATCCTCCTCGGCGGCTGCGTCGGCGCCGCGGTCGGCGGCGCGGCCGCCGTCGGCGTCGCGGCCTATGATGAGCGCGGGATCGACGGCGTCGCCAGCGACCTGAAGCTCGCCATGGACATCCGCACCCGCTGGCTCGACAAGGACCACCTGATCCCGACCAAGGTGTCGGTCGAGGTCCACGAAGGCCGCGCGCTGCTTACCGGTCTGGTCCAGGACGAAAAGATGCGCGCCGACGCGGTCGGCGAGGCGTGGAAAGTGGTCGGCGTCAAACAAGTGCTGAACGAAATCGAGATCGCGCCTTCCGCCGGCGTGGTCGACTACAGCCGCGACACCTGGATCACGACCCAGATCAAGTCCAAGCTCGCGTTCGACGAAAAAGTAATGGCGGTCAATTTCAACGTCCAGACCATCAACGGTACCGTCTACCTGATCGGCATCGCCCGCGGCGCGGACGAGCATCGCCGCGTCATCGACACCTGCCGTTCGATCAGCTATGTGCGCCGCGTGGTCGATCACATCCGGGTCAAGCAGGCCGCCGGGGGGGCGTCGTGA
- a CDS encoding YraN family protein: MSGRAAELVALLLLTLKGYRVLARRFSIGAGTGAGEVDVIARRGHTLAFVEVKSRPDLNTAAESIRPDQRRRIARAADAFVAKRPGLRDCQVRFDAILVAPGRWPRHVPNAWRADE; the protein is encoded by the coding sequence ATGAGCGGACGCGCCGCCGAACTCGTCGCGCTGCTGCTTTTGACGCTCAAGGGTTATCGCGTGCTCGCCCGACGATTTTCGATCGGCGCGGGAACCGGCGCGGGCGAAGTGGACGTGATCGCGCGACGCGGCCACACGCTCGCTTTCGTGGAAGTCAAATCGCGTCCCGACTTGAACACGGCGGCCGAGTCGATTCGCCCCGATCAGCGCCGACGCATCGCCCGCGCCGCCGACGCGTTCGTCGCCAAGCGGCCGGGGTTGCGCGATTGCCAAGTCCGATTCGACGCGATTTTGGTCGCGCCGGGACGATGGCCGCGTCATGTCCCGAACGCCTGGCGCGCCGACGAGTGA
- a CDS encoding tetratricopeptide repeat protein — translation MSLPASLSPAVRVALRAVAAQAEADIDVAEVALMLAVAGRPGVLLQPYRRHLAKICEDVARHAGPEPSLDMRVEALAEIVAKRYGYVGTADAFRDPDCANLTYVMDRRGGLPVTLGIIYLHVARTLGWPLAAVDFPPRLLLRLDHGGRRALLDPFAGLKVLETPALRVMLKEFSGPEAEIRPGHFRALSAREVLLRLQNTIKARLLDSRQIEDALAQIELMLLFAPESPELWREAGVLNSRLDNVKAAVAAFEEFLRRETRDSSRYRVSILLQELRGRLN, via the coding sequence GTGAGCCTGCCCGCCTCGCTGTCGCCGGCGGTGCGCGTCGCGCTCCGCGCGGTCGCGGCGCAGGCCGAAGCCGACATCGACGTCGCCGAGGTGGCCTTGATGCTCGCCGTCGCCGGGCGGCCGGGCGTGCTGCTGCAGCCGTACCGCCGCCACCTCGCCAAGATCTGCGAGGATGTCGCCCGCCACGCCGGGCCCGAGCCTTCGCTCGACATGCGGGTCGAGGCGCTGGCCGAGATCGTCGCCAAGCGCTACGGCTACGTCGGCACCGCCGATGCCTTTCGCGATCCCGACTGCGCCAATCTCACCTATGTCATGGACCGGCGCGGGGGGCTGCCCGTGACCCTCGGCATCATTTATCTGCACGTCGCCCGGACCCTCGGCTGGCCGCTCGCGGCCGTCGATTTTCCGCCCCGTCTTCTGCTCCGCCTCGATCATGGCGGCCGGCGCGCGTTGCTCGACCCGTTCGCGGGCCTGAAAGTTCTGGAAACGCCGGCGCTGCGCGTCATGCTGAAGGAATTTTCCGGCCCCGAGGCCGAAATCCGTCCCGGTCATTTCCGCGCCCTTTCCGCACGCGAGGTGCTGCTTCGGCTCCAAAACACGATCAAGGCGCGACTGCTCGATTCCCGCCAGATCGAGGACGCGCTCGCCCAGATCGAATTGATGCTGCTGTTCGCGCCCGAATCGCCGGAACTGTGGCGGGAGGCGGGCGTGCTCAATTCCCGGCTCGATAACGTCAAGGCCGCGGTCGCCGCGTTCGAGGAGTTCCTGCGGCGCGAAACCCGCGATTCGAGCCGTTACCGCGTTTCGATCCTGCTCCAGGAGCTGCGCGGCCGGCTCAATTGA